The genomic window TCCTGCTCGCCGCAGGCCACGCCCAGGCGAGCGCGCATCTTCCCCGCCGCGCGGGCCACTGCACGCCCGCCCTCGTGTGTTTGGGGACGCAAGAGGATGGCCGGTGGAGGAGAAGAGAAGGGCGCCAGATCTCGACGGGGAAGAGGATGGGGCGCCGGTTGAGGAGAAGAAGACGGGCCGGCAGATCTGCCTCTGCCTCCGCGCCAGCCGCACCAGGGCAAGCCCCGCCTCGACGCTGGATCTCTCTATCTCCGTCTTCACCGCCGAGGAGAGGGAGCAGGGGAGGATTTTTGCGTAGCTGTTGGAGAAGAGAGGTTGCGGGTGAGGGACTCATTCACTGTGTGCGACCTAAATCACAAAATGCATCTCTGGTTTGGGTGTGTttcgttggagatagtcttaggaaAAACACAAGGACGAGCTACGCTTCTCAGGGCCGAAGCTCCTCGCTCCTCTTATGCGATACATGTTGCAGGTGTATTTATGTGATGTTGCAACACATGATAGTTGATGTTTTGCTATTCGATTTTCCAGTGATTCACTCGTGTTGTAGTAGATCTAACTAGATATTCACTCGTGTTGATGTTGCATCGCATCGCATAATAAGCGGATTTTGATATGTTCTCATCGAGATGGAGATGGGTATCTTTTTAGATGTTGCAACAACTATAACTAGATGCGCCAATAATGCGTTCATTTTTTTGCAATGACTTTTTTCTCTGGATGTCGTTGTTTTGTGTTGAtcaagatggagatggagatcaaaaagtgtttttcattgtttcagtagcATGTTTTCGATGGTGCACCAAACGATTTAGTTTGTTTCAATCACCTCCATCTCTACTTTGTTGACACAGGGTTTcttctcctcttagtgtttcatAAGATGATTTCAGTTGTTGCAACAAGTGTGTTTTCATGTTGTAACTGTTGGCGTATTTCCGTTGGACTTTTGGACTCTTGACTGCAAGAACTGGATATCATTGCATTCGACTTGGTTAGCTCAATGCGGTATTCAGAAATATCTACATGGACTCTTATCTAataagaaaggaaagaaaaaaaatctacATGGACTGTaatcagaaacaaaaaaaaaaagacagcaaCATGTGTTATTGGTATCTTACTATCTTAGTATGAAGGACATGTTTGGAGGGACTCCTTCCGGCTGGCTCCGATACTGCTGTAGTGAAGCCGGTCGGAGCCCCAAACCTACTGTTCTTCCCGTGCTACAGTGAGGTATAATACCAAACAGTGCGCTACAGTTCACTGGTGTCCAAAGAAGAGCATTAACACGATTGAATTGACATTTTCAGACGTGAATTTAGAGATGTGCATCTTCCTAGACGGCATCGACGGCAACAGATCTTATTTACAAAGATCAAGATTATGAAGACAATAACAAGGCAGTACTTGCCAAAGAACCATCAGAACAAAATTTATTGGTAAAATACAAGCATCTAAATGTACTGAGACCTCGTACATTTCATTATTCAGAACCAAGGGGTCAGTGGCTGAATAAGATCTTACACTAGTAGTGTACACAGTCCAAACTATGAGACCACAAATGGCCACCTTTTCATCATATAATCCCAATACAGAAAACACAAACAACCGGTGCTTGAAAACAGACGATTCATCGATCTCGGGTATGCATGGGTTAATTGACGAAAGTATGTCTCCTTAAGCGCAAAAATAGACTGTGTCTTCTCAGTCCTGGTCAAACGATTGAATATGCTCAATGACTTGCTCGATGGTCTCAAATTGGCGTCTTCCCTTGAGGATCGCCTTTGCACAATTGAGGGCAGCGCGCTCGCATTCTGCTCTCTTGCTGGCATCCTTAATTGACTCGAGATCCTCGACGTGAGCGATTCCAACTATTCGCCTGCATAAGGAAGAACCAAATTTTGGAAACAATATTCAGTTGGGaatgcaaaacaaaaaaaaaaatacatgtATGCGTAGTGTTTGAAGTTGGTGTTAAAATGTGACTTATAGTCCTTGTGAGAAGGCATTTTCATTTGGAAAAGTAACGAGCAAACATTTTGAAAATTCTATATACTTTTTTCACTGCACAGGATGCCTAAACAGCCTCAAACATAACCGTTTTTTTTTACTTCACTCGCTTTCATTAAAGCTGACTTCAGAAAGTTGGTTTTATGACGCACAGTTGCACCAAACAGAAAAAATATACTACATCAAAACTAAAATCCAAAATCTTTTTATTATTTGGCTTGAGTATGGTTTTGTCGTTTCAGTCAAAAAGCCAGTTATTATATCTCACATAGGATTTCACAAGTTAGTCTGTTAGTAAGAGAAAGTGACTTCATTTAGAAATATTCTCTTTAAGAAAAAAATTATTCACAAATCTAATCTGCAGTTACCTGATCATTTTGGCTGAACCAAACCCAAGGCTATCATGGAATAGGTTTGTCATGTACTTCTTCTGAGCAACGCTCAAAAGCTTTGAGTTGTTGTATATATCAGGCAGGTACGCCTCCCCATTCCCTTCTTTGTGTTTATTCCATAGTTCAATGAACTTTTTCTGGAACAAATTCCACGACTCTTCAATTGTCTTCAAGATCCATTTCTTGTAAGCCTGCAAAAGATACGCAGCACTCAGTTCATGCCCAGAACATCATAAAACATAAGTTTTGAATGCTGCATGTTGAACATGCATCATGCTCTATGACAAACTGACAATTCTGCCACAGCCATTAAGTAATGCTACTACTGAAGATGGCATGAATCATTAAGTTAATCAATGCAAGACACATTTTGGGCTGGTATACTTTTGTCTGCCAAGTACACTTTGGGCTGGTACAGTGGTACATGACAACTTTGATTATCCCCAGGTATCAGAAAAATCACTATTTCTCATGTAAGACATTAGCATCATACTCCAAACATCTATCCATCATAAAAGTAGACCCAAAGTATACTCTAAAGACATTTGGCTGGCATTACCTTAATAACTCAGAAACAAGCTAAACTACACAAATCAACCCAACTACGTTTGAGACCATAAAAAAGGAGAATTTGGTATGGGCAAAAGCCAAGTACATGTATAAGTAGACCATGTATTAATACCACTATTGGACATATAAAGGGTGCAAAATTAACAAGCTAAAAGATTCATTCATACATACTTTACGATCGTTTGCTTGATCAGCATGTCCGTTCTGTGCATAGTATGCCAAAATCAGGTTTCCAAGGAAGGCTCCAATGTCAAAACCCATTGGTCCATAAAACCCAAATTCTGGATCAATGACTTGAGTTGAACCTGTGGTCACCATGATAGAACCAGTGTGGAGATCTCCATGAATCAGAGCCTGAGCTCTCTCGATAAACCTGCAGTCGGAATCAAATAAGTCGCATTTCCCATGTACAGAAACAAACCGTAGGTAGCAATTATTTCTATTCATATTCAGTGAGGTAATTACATCGATTTCAATTCAGCTACTTCCAACTTGAGCTCATCGTCCTGTCGAACTGCCTCAGCATCTTCGTCA from Miscanthus floridulus cultivar M001 chromosome 11, ASM1932011v1, whole genome shotgun sequence includes these protein-coding regions:
- the LOC136494024 gene encoding methylthioribose kinase 1-like — translated: MAAEADQGFHPLDQASLVAYIKATPALASRLGGGSLDSIEIKEVGDGNLNFVYIVQSEAGAIVVKQALPYVRCVGDSWPMTRERAYFEASTLREHGRLCPEHTPEVYHFDRAMSLMGMRYIEPPHIILRKGLIAGVEYPLLADHVSDYMAKTLFFTSLLYNNTTHHKNGVAKYSENVEMCRLTEQVVFSDPYRVSQYNRWTSPYLDEDAEAVRQDDELKLEVAELKSMFIERAQALIHGDLHTGSIMVTTGSTQVIDPEFGFYGPMGFDIGAFLGNLILAYYAQNGHADQANDRKAYKKWILKTIEESWNLFQKKFIELWNKHKEGNGEAYLPDIYNNSKLLSVAQKKYMTNLFHDSLGFGSAKMIRRIVGIAHVEDLESIKDASKRAECERAALNCAKAILKGRRQFETIEQVIEHIQSFDQD